From the genome of Rana temporaria chromosome 8, aRanTem1.1, whole genome shotgun sequence:
CCTTACCTTGCACGAAATGaatcacacgggagagaagccatattcATGTTCTGAATGTGGAAAACGTTTTAAGGAAAGGTCAGTCCTGGTTATCCATTTGCGCTCTCACACATGCGAGAAGCCCttctcctgttctgagtgcgggaaatgttttgcgcAGAGGGCCTACCTTCATTTACATCAGATGACTCACACTGGCGATAAACCGTTTACCTGCTctgaatgcgggaaatgttttttacagaaatCCGACCTCGTGAGGCATCAAAGGACTCACACCGGGGAGAAACCCTATCCATGTTctgagtgcgagaaatgtttttcCTCGAGGTCAAGCCTTACTACTCACTTGAAAGTCCACACAGGGGAGAAGTCGCATTCATGTCCAGAATGCGGAAAGTGCTTTAGTGAAAGATCAAGCCTCACCATGCATGGTAGAACACACTCAAAGGAGAAGCCCTTTTCCTGCATCGATTGTGGCAAATGTTTCACCCAGAGAGTCCATCTGATTTCCCATCAAGCCACCCATTCTGGTCATAAGCCGTTTTCCTGCttggagtgcgggaagtgtttttcaTGGGAGAAAGAACTTACTGCACACCACAggacacacacgggggagaaaccgtattcttgctccgagtgcgggaaatgttttgccaATAGATCGAACCTTGCCATTCACAGGAAAATACACGCGGCTGTGACACCATTTTCCTGCTCCGAGTGTGGAAAACGATTTAACAAGAAAGTAGGTCTTGTGTCGCATCAGAGGACTCACACGGGCGAGAGGCCATTTTCATGTTCTGACTGTGGGAAACAATATATACATAAGTCCTCCCTTGCATCACATCTCAAAACCCACAGGAAACAGGAGGTTCCTGGCCCTGAATGTGActattaaccgcttcccgaccgccgaatgtagatatacgtcggcagaatggcacgtacaggcacattggcgtacctgtacgtccctgcctttccgcgggtcgagggtccgatcgggacccccccccccgctacatgcggcggtcggatttcctcggggagcgatccgggacgacggcgcggctattcatttatagccgctccgtcgcgatcgctccccggagctgaagaacggggagagccgtatgtaaacacggcttccccgtgcttcactgtggcgctgcatcgatcgagtgatcccttttattagggagactcgatcgatgatgtcagtcctacagccacacccccctacagtagtaaacacacactaagtgaacactaaatgttacagcgccccctgtggttaactcccaaactgcaactgtcattttcacaataaacaatgcattttaaatgcattttttgctgtgaaaatgacaatggtcccaaaaatgtgtcaaaattgtctgaagtgtccgccataatgtcgcagtcatgaaaaaaatcgctgatctccgccattagtagtaaaaaaaataaaaatgcaataaaactatcccctattttgtaaacgctataaattatgcgcaaaccaatcgataaacgcttattgcgattttttttaccaaaaataggtagaagaatgcgtatcgacctaaactgaggaaaaaaaatatgtttatatatgtttttgggggatatttattatagcaaaaagtaaaaaatattgaatttttttcaaaattgttgctctatttttgtttatagcgcaaaaaataaaaaccgcagaggtgatcaaataccaccaaaagaaagctctatttgtggggaaaaaaaggacgccaattttgtttgggagtcacgtcgcacgaccgcgcaattgtctgttaaagcgacgcggtgccgaatcgcaaaacctggcctgggcatttagcaacaaaatggtccggggcttaagtggttaaaccatgaaggacagtaaactagccCTTTGTTCAGATATTTTTGAGACCCCTGTCATATAATATAAagatccagcagggacagaccctcataatggacacagaaGGTCTGCAGACTTGGGAACTCATCTCAGAAATTCCACCAATAGTGGAGTCCAGAGGAGACGGAAGAAACTGAAGATGGTTTAACTCGCCTGCATCCAAAAAACGGAGAAATATCTGTTTTGGATGGATGGCCATTTATCATTGTCATGGGTGATAACCCAAAGCTTCCTTCATACAAATGTATCCAACAAACAACTATGGCATGATATATTCTTATTTGTGAATGAAATAAAATGCACTGAAAATGATTATTGTTTTATTAGTATGATTCGTTATTGTGTATAGatagtccagtgtttctcaacctttttccagtcggggcgcccccttaaaaagtattttcagtcttgaggcaccccagtccaaggcttggttcacattacggtgtgtcgcagaacacgcgcaaaatcgtgctcattcctgacacacagacaaatgctctgctctttaggggtaccattTTGGTACCTCCACACATTGGAAacgtggggtgcttttgctgtagtgcatttttgtgggtacaatgaaatgaatgggctgccctacatgcagctacacagatgtgaaccaatggcttgttcacatgtcataggggcggtaaaaaccacatggttgggacgtttttaccaccccccaacttctccacctttagctgcagagggtgttcacatgctgtggctgcaactggaggtataccgaggctgcactgcaactaccccgcaactgtgtgcattgcacggttgcggtgtagtgatgctgcatttactgacttaaaacaggtggtaaagaggcatgcctctgaaaagcgatctgtgtatggattgcttttcagaggagcagcagtccttgctgctattaaacaagccctacaaaagccattctgatggtacaggaaagtaacatacatacagacacatgcttacacacacatacatacacatgcgcgcacacacacacatatacagacagtcacatgtgcacacacacacacatgtataaagccattttaaaatgaatctagcttctagctcagtacctttccagattcctcattcagccgggtactgcactctagggggaagcagagagcacagcacactcctctgcactttactttcacttttgaagccGACAAAGCTTCTCACAGTCTGGCAGGAGTGcaggctcatctgacagccttctctccactgaccccgcggcacacctgagaacctccgacggcacaccagtgtgccgcggagGAATTGCTTGAGGAATTTGAACCATAATCAACCTTTTTTTCCCAGGGGACACACTGGGATTAATATAATTCTTAGTATTTATATTGATTAGAACGCTGGTACTTTCTTGGATTGAGTTGCAAAAGATAAACTGTGTATCTATTTAAAGATTGTTGCCACCAATCTTAGTGCCGGGCAAGATCAGATTGGAGCTGATTAATTGCTTACCTGCACAGCATCCTGCCCTGTAATTTTCACTGGGGGCTGGTACCCCTAACACAGATTGCATGTTATTGGGGagtgttattttatattttttcatttttttggagaCATTTTTTGGACACATTTCTGATTTTGTTTGGTTTACTACTTCACAACTTATGTCTTTAACActttattaccgtattttccggcgtataagacgacaccctaattttccagctaaaatgttggttttgggatatactcaccgtataagactaccccctttcctactagtcatgcctcgcctcacggtgccaccattgcatgccagactatgccactacatgccagactgtgccccattacatgccagactgtgccccattacatgccagactgtgccccattacatgccagactgtgccccattacatgaccagactgtgccccattacatgaccagacgtgccccattacatgaccagaccgtgccccattacatgaccagaccgtgccccattacatgaccagaccgtgccccattacatgaccagaccgtgccccattacatgaccagaccgtgccccattacatgccagacgtgccccattacatgaccagactgtgccccattacatgaccagactgtgccccattacatgaccagactgtgccccattacatgaccagactgtgccccattacatgaccagactgtgccccattacatgaccagactgtgccccattacatgaccagactgtgccccattacatgaccagaccgtgcccttaccttatcccatgcgaatcgcggccgtgtaacctaacatcttaccttaccagaatcgcggccgtacgatttttcaaaagccgcgcctccgacgtcttctgttccgtgataggcggaacattcagcttcccaggaggcactgtgtccagtgttcgcctatcacggaggccctctcgtccgaggacgagagggcttccgtgataggcggacactaaacacaggacgagaggccctcagtgataggcggacactgaacacagtgcctcctgggaagctgattgtttccgcctatcacggaacagaagacgtcggaggcgcggcttttgaaaaatcgtacgaccgcgattctggtaaggtaagatgttaggttaccgccgtataagacgacccccgacttttaagaagattttaaggggttagaaagacgtcttatacgccggaaaatacggtaattcatTTGTTTATGCTCAGCAATTCACTTAAACCTAGACGGTTATACACTTAATGTTAGTGGTACAGAAGCGTTCTGACGCTCTTTCCCACccaccctattgagcatctagcACAGTGTATTGCACCCCTGCACAGGATCCTGACCTACACCATtgttggttttttattttattttataaagttaATTCAACTCCTTGTGGTTTGGCACATTACCACCTCAGGTACGCACCCACATCGTGATAGACTGCCATCCATCTGTGGCAGCGCATCCCTATTGGCATTATCAACGGGTAATCTGTCAAGGCCCCCATCTATTTCAGGGGTGTGCCACAGCAAAGGAAATCCATTCCATTGGGTTTACCTTCTATTTGACTACCCAATACCTGTTTGTTAACAGGCATACCGATCACCATCCGGTGATCTAGCTATTATTGCAGCGCCACCATcccacaacagtaaagttaggccaattttttttttatatcttgtgAAAgttgatgttacaccgagtaaattgatacccgacatgtcacgcttcaaagttgcgtccgctcgtggaatggcgacaaacatttacccttaaaaatctccataggcgacgtttaaaaaattctacaggttgcatgttttgagctacagaggaggtctagggctagaattattgctctcgctctaacgatcacatcgatacctcacgtgtggtttgaacaccgttttcatactcGCGTactgcaggggttgacaaatttgcttggaatctaggagccagctaaaaaagttaggagccagaaaacgcgccccgtcccaccgagcttgcgcgcagaagcgaacacatacgtgagcagcgcccgcatatgtaaatggtgttcaaaccacacatgtgaggtatcgccgcgattggtagagcgagagcaataattctagccctagacctcctctgcaactcaaaacatgcaacctgtagaatttttttaaacgtcgcctatggagattttaaagggtaaaagtttgtcggcattccacgagcggacgcaattttgaagcgtgacatgttgggtatgaatttactcggcgtaaaattatctttcataatattaaaaaaaatggggataactttactgttgtcttatttttttattaaaagtgtaattttttcccaaaaaagtgcgcttgtaagaccgctgcgcaaatacggcgtgacagaaagta
Proteins encoded in this window:
- the LOC120909890 gene encoding gastrula zinc finger protein XlCGF26.1-like; the encoded protein is MTKDEEEPCVKADDQCKEEEIPPEISTGGEIEDDDIISNPLEENTLTPILDNADLSYDPTHCSSDVADHTARIGSKTFLCSNWSKLFLQREDLPLPLHQGSPATGKTYSCSECGKSFTKNSHLLRHKMRHTKERPFSCPECGKGFIQRSDVIQHQRIHSGEKPFSCSECGKCFSRRSSLSIHTKVHTGEKPYSCSECGKCFSEKSLLLIHARSHLSTKPFSCSECGKCFTQRAHLTLHEMNHTGEKPYSCSECGKRFKERSVLVIHLRSHTCEKPFSCSECGKCFAQRAYLHLHQMTHTGDKPFTCSECGKCFLQKSDLVRHQRTHTGEKPYPCSECEKCFSSRSSLTTHLKVHTGEKSHSCPECGKCFSERSSLTMHGRTHSKEKPFSCIDCGKCFTQRVHLISHQATHSGHKPFSCLECGKCFSWEKELTAHHRTHTGEKPYSCSECGKCFANRSNLAIHRKIHAAVTPFSCSECGKRFNKKVGLVSHQRTHTGERPFSCSDCGKQYIHKSSLASHLKTHRKQEVPGPECDY